The following proteins are encoded in a genomic region of Desulfobacterales bacterium:
- the rpsB gene encoding 30S ribosomal protein S2 translates to MAYVTMKELLEAGVHFGHQTKRWNPKMKPYIFGARNGIYIVDLQKTVRMFKTVYDFIVDTVANGRSVLFVGTKKQARDAIYEEANRCEMFYVHNRWLGGMLTNFQTIKKSIDRLNYLNTIQNDGTINLFPKKERLQLAKERVKLDDNLGGIRSMNRLPGAIFVIDPNNESIAVREGRRLNIPIAAVVDTNCDPDEVDYPIPGNDDAIRAIRLLTSKIADACLAGKELLAEKQQAEADKEIDEKSEVAAASAELKPGERKIISDGTKGPVVEIIKRSTQEAVAKFENDDIDEASETEERLGE, encoded by the coding sequence ATGGCGTATGTAACAATGAAGGAACTCCTTGAAGCGGGAGTTCATTTTGGTCATCAGACAAAACGTTGGAATCCCAAGATGAAGCCGTATATTTTCGGCGCCCGCAATGGGATTTATATTGTTGACCTGCAAAAAACCGTCCGCATGTTTAAAACGGTCTATGATTTTATCGTCGACACCGTGGCAAACGGCCGCTCGGTCCTGTTTGTGGGGACCAAGAAACAGGCCCGGGATGCCATATATGAAGAGGCCAACCGTTGCGAAATGTTTTATGTCCACAACCGCTGGCTGGGCGGAATGCTGACCAATTTCCAGACGATTAAAAAAAGTATTGACCGCCTGAACTACCTCAATACGATCCAGAATGACGGCACCATTAACCTGTTCCCCAAAAAGGAACGGCTGCAACTGGCGAAAGAACGGGTAAAACTCGACGACAACCTGGGGGGGATCCGGAGCATGAACCGGCTTCCCGGTGCGATTTTTGTTATTGACCCGAACAATGAATCCATTGCGGTGCGTGAAGGCCGGCGGCTCAATATCCCCATTGCCGCCGTCGTAGATACCAATTGCGACCCGGATGAGGTGGATTACCCCATCCCCGGCAACGATGACGCGATTCGAGCGATTCGGCTGCTGACATCCAAGATTGCCGATGCCTGTCTGGCCGGCAAGGAACTGCTGGCGGAAAAGCAGCAGGCCGAGGCCGACAAGGAAATCGATGAAAAGTCCGAGGTGGCGGCTGCCAGCGCGGAGTTGAAACCGGGTGAGCGCAAGATCATTTCCGACGGCACCAAAGGGCCTGTGGTGGAGATCATCAAGCGGTCAACACAGGAAGCGGTCGCCAAATTTGAAAACGATGATATTGATGAAGCGAGTGAAACTGAAGAGAGGTTGGGTGAGTAA
- the prmC gene encoding peptide chain release factor N(5)-glutamine methyltransferase produces the protein MQNQPQSRESLWTILKLLKWAAAYFKSHQIENPRATAEVLLAHTLGKERIDLYVCYDQPLANEELQHFKTLIKKRVEREPVAYITGVKEFWSMEMQVNPAVMIPRPETECLVEAVLAQLSGNPDNTPRRILELGTGSGAIILALASRLQRDLFFALDCSIRALRLAQQNARQHRLGDRIHFFCGDWMKALKSRGDLFDVIVSNPPYIKTGLITGLAPEIYRYEPIQALDGGKDGLDCLRLIIDQAHQYLKDDGRLFLEIGFDQKKSVQDIITENGNYGETVFGEDYSGCDRVASMKKIG, from the coding sequence ATGCAGAATCAGCCCCAGTCCAGGGAGTCGCTCTGGACAATTCTTAAGCTCCTCAAGTGGGCTGCCGCGTACTTTAAATCCCACCAGATTGAAAATCCGAGGGCAACCGCTGAAGTTTTACTGGCCCATACCCTGGGAAAAGAACGCATTGATCTGTACGTCTGTTATGACCAGCCCCTGGCCAACGAGGAACTCCAGCACTTTAAAACCCTGATCAAAAAAAGAGTCGAACGGGAACCGGTTGCCTATATTACAGGGGTCAAGGAATTCTGGTCGATGGAAATGCAGGTCAACCCGGCAGTCATGATTCCACGGCCGGAAACGGAATGCCTGGTGGAAGCCGTCCTTGCACAGCTTTCCGGGAATCCCGATAATACCCCCCGGCGCATTTTGGAGCTGGGCACAGGATCCGGGGCCATCATTCTGGCGTTGGCCTCCAGATTGCAAAGAGATCTTTTTTTCGCCCTGGATTGTTCCATCCGTGCGCTCCGGCTGGCGCAGCAGAATGCGCGGCAGCATAGACTTGGGGACCGGATCCATTTCTTTTGCGGCGACTGGATGAAAGCGCTAAAATCAAGGGGCGATTTATTTGACGTTATTGTGTCCAATCCCCCCTATATCAAAACCGGCCTGATCACCGGGCTGGCGCCTGAAATTTACCGGTATGAGCCTATTCAGGCATTGGACGGGGGCAAAGACGGTCTGGACTGTCTGCGGCTGATCATCGATCAGGCCCACCAGTACCTGAAAGACGACGGCCGGCTCTTTCTGGAGATCGGCTTTGACCAGAAAAAGAGCGTCCAGGACATCATCACGGAAAACGGGAACTATGGCGAGACTGTTTTCGGTGAGGATTATAGCGGCTGCGACCGCGTGGCATCGATGAAAAAAATAGGCTGA
- the prfA gene encoding peptide chain release factor 1, whose protein sequence is MFEKLNSVEERFIELEIRLSDPNILKDREAYMRFAREHADLNKIVTVFRSFKRATVELESSQELLEDKDPEMKALARDEIDRLVPEKRRLEEDLKKLLTPKDPNDGKNVLIEIRAGTGGEEAGLFASDLFRMYSRYAETKSWKVEIMSHHLTGVGGLKEIIAMVHGNGAYSRLKYESGTHRVQRVPATEAQGRIHTSAVTVAVLPEVEEIELQIDQEEIKVDVYRSTGPGGQSVNTTDSAVRITHLPTGLVVTCQDEKSQHKNKAKAMKVLRVRLYDAMLNEQNQKRSDERKSQIGSGDRSERIRTYNFPQGRMTDHRVGLTLYRLDSILQGDIDEIIDELTTFYQAQALQNAESAPVQGVALDNS, encoded by the coding sequence ATGTTTGAAAAACTGAATAGTGTTGAAGAGCGGTTTATAGAACTGGAAATCCGGTTGAGCGATCCCAATATCCTCAAGGACCGCGAGGCCTACATGCGATTCGCGCGGGAGCACGCGGATTTAAATAAAATCGTCACGGTATTCAGATCATTTAAACGCGCAACAGTTGAACTGGAAAGCAGCCAGGAATTGCTGGAAGACAAAGACCCGGAAATGAAGGCGCTGGCGCGGGATGAAATCGACCGGCTGGTTCCGGAAAAGCGGCGGCTTGAAGAAGACCTCAAAAAGCTTCTCACGCCCAAGGACCCCAACGATGGAAAAAACGTGCTGATCGAAATCCGGGCAGGCACCGGCGGTGAAGAGGCCGGTCTGTTTGCCAGCGATCTTTTCCGGATGTATTCCCGTTACGCCGAAACCAAGTCCTGGAAAGTTGAAATCATGAGCCATCATCTCACGGGTGTCGGCGGTCTGAAGGAAATCATCGCCATGGTTCACGGCAATGGGGCTTACAGCCGGCTGAAATATGAAAGCGGCACGCATCGGGTTCAACGGGTGCCGGCAACCGAGGCCCAGGGGCGCATCCACACCTCTGCCGTCACCGTTGCGGTTTTGCCGGAAGTCGAAGAAATCGAGCTGCAGATCGATCAGGAAGAAATCAAAGTCGATGTTTACCGCTCCACCGGTCCGGGCGGTCAATCCGTTAACACAACGGATTCGGCCGTACGCATTACCCATCTGCCCACGGGCCTGGTGGTTACGTGCCAGGATGAAAAATCCCAGCATAAAAACAAAGCCAAGGCCATGAAGGTTTTGCGGGTGAGACTCTATGACGCGATGCTCAACGAGCAGAATCAAAAACGGTCCGATGAGCGCAAGAGCCAGATCGGCAGCGGTGACAGGAGTGAACGGATCCGAACCTATAATTTCCCCCAGGGGCGGATGACCGATCACCGCGTCGGCCTGACCCTTTATCGGCTGGATTCTATTTTGCAGGGTGATATAGATGAAATTATTGATGAATTGACAACCTTTTATCAGGCCCAGGCGTTACAAAATGCAGAATCAGCCCCAGTCCAGGGAGTCGCTCTGGACAATTCTTAA
- the rpmE gene encoding 50S ribosomal protein L31 has translation MKSDLHPKYADTTVKCACGNIIEVGSTKSDIRVEICSKCHPFFTGKQKLVDTAGRIERFRKKYEKFESK, from the coding sequence ATGAAAAGCGACCTTCATCCGAAATATGCGGATACAACCGTTAAATGCGCATGCGGAAACATTATCGAAGTGGGATCAACAAAATCAGACATCCGGGTTGAAATATGTTCAAAATGCCATCCCTTTTTCACCGGCAAGCAGAAACTGGTGGATACGGCCGGCCGGATTGAACGCTTCCGCAAGAAATACGAAAAATTTGAGAGCAAATAA
- the rho gene encoding transcription termination factor Rho yields MNIVELKEHKISKLNQMAKKLNIQGAAGMKKQELIFALLQAQIEQDGLIYGEGTLEILPDGFGFLRAPTYNYLPGPDDIYVSPSQIRRFNLRTGDTVSGQIRQPKESERYFALLKVEAINYEDPEVAREKILFDNLTPLYPNKKVNLETDSENYSPRIMDLMTPIGFGQRGLIVSPPRSGKTMLLQAIANSIVANHKDIMMFVLLIDERPEEVTDMERSVKAEVISSTFDEPAERHVQVAEMVIEKAKRLVEHKKDVVILLDSITRLARAYNSVVPPSGKILSGGVDSNALQRPKRFFGAARNIEEGGSLTIIATALIDTGSRMDEVIFEEFKGTGNMEIQLDRRLSDKRMFPAIDINKSGTRKEELLLDAETLNRVWILRKLLSSLNPVDTLEFILEKMSGSKNNKKFLESMNA; encoded by the coding sequence ATGAATATCGTTGAATTAAAGGAACATAAAATCAGCAAGTTGAACCAGATGGCCAAAAAGCTGAATATCCAGGGGGCCGCTGGGATGAAAAAGCAGGAACTGATCTTTGCGCTGCTGCAGGCACAGATCGAACAGGACGGGTTGATATACGGCGAAGGCACTTTGGAAATTCTGCCGGATGGGTTCGGCTTTTTAAGGGCGCCCACTTACAATTATCTGCCCGGGCCGGACGACATCTATGTGTCGCCGTCGCAAATACGGCGGTTTAACCTGCGTACCGGAGACACAGTGTCCGGACAAATACGTCAGCCCAAAGAATCGGAGCGGTATTTTGCGCTGCTCAAGGTTGAGGCCATAAATTATGAAGATCCGGAAGTGGCCCGGGAAAAAATTTTGTTTGACAACCTCACCCCGCTGTATCCGAACAAAAAAGTCAATCTGGAAACCGATTCTGAAAATTATTCTCCCCGGATCATGGACCTGATGACGCCCATCGGTTTTGGACAGCGCGGTCTGATCGTTTCTCCGCCCCGGTCCGGAAAAACCATGCTGCTGCAGGCAATTGCCAACAGCATTGTTGCCAACCATAAAGATATTATGATGTTTGTCCTGCTGATCGATGAGCGGCCGGAGGAAGTTACGGACATGGAGAGATCCGTCAAGGCCGAGGTGATCAGTTCCACCTTTGACGAACCGGCCGAGCGGCACGTTCAGGTCGCCGAAATGGTGATTGAGAAAGCCAAGCGGCTGGTGGAGCATAAAAAAGACGTGGTGATTCTACTGGATAGTATCACCAGACTTGCCAGGGCCTATAATTCTGTGGTACCACCCAGCGGAAAAATTCTGTCCGGCGGCGTCGACTCCAATGCCCTGCAGCGCCCCAAGCGCTTTTTCGGAGCAGCCCGGAACATTGAGGAAGGCGGCAGTCTGACCATTATCGCCACTGCCCTTATCGACACGGGCAGTCGTATGGACGAAGTTATTTTCGAAGAATTCAAAGGGACCGGCAACATGGAAATCCAGCTGGACCGCAGGCTCTCGGACAAACGCATGTTTCCGGCGATTGATATTAATAAATCCGGCACGCGCAAGGAAGAGCTGCTGCTGGATGCTGAAACCCTGAATAGGGTTTGGATTTTAAGAAAGCTGTTATCTTCGCTCAACCCGGTGGACACGCTGGAGTTTATCCTTGAAAAAATGAGCGGCAGCAAGAATAATAAAAAATTTCTAGAATCAATGAATGCATAA
- the coaE gene encoding dephospho-CoA kinase (Dephospho-CoA kinase (CoaE) performs the final step in coenzyme A biosynthesis.) has translation MNLPNRHNRLKNETVPLKVAVTGSAGSGKTAVCDRLRALGLQVINTDSLARDVVAPGSRGFGEIVNRFGPKALQADGNLNRSALRRIITSDVEARRDLENIIHPKIIERMEVEMAKAVTNDCTLIFVEVPLLFEAGWNDYFDVIVMVSADDEIRIQRLMARDSVSRQEARALLQIQKPDLEKIQLTEFIIKNNGTGEQLAGEVDRFLKMFYQKYQKNDESA, from the coding sequence ATGAATTTACCGAATCGGCATAACCGTCTGAAAAACGAAACCGTCCCCTTGAAGGTTGCCGTGACCGGCAGTGCCGGATCCGGTAAAACCGCTGTGTGCGATCGATTAAGGGCCCTGGGGCTGCAGGTGATCAATACCGATTCGCTGGCCCGGGATGTGGTGGCGCCGGGCTCGCGTGGTTTTGGAGAAATCGTAAACCGCTTTGGTCCAAAGGCGCTCCAGGCCGACGGAAATCTGAACCGTTCGGCACTGCGCCGGATCATCACCAGCGATGTTGAAGCGCGCCGGGATCTGGAAAACATCATCCATCCGAAAATTATCGAGCGGATGGAGGTGGAGATGGCAAAGGCCGTTACAAATGACTGCACGCTTATTTTTGTTGAAGTGCCGCTCCTGTTTGAAGCGGGCTGGAACGATTATTTTGATGTGATCGTAATGGTCAGCGCCGACGATGAAATCCGGATCCAGCGTCTGATGGCCCGGGACAGCGTTTCCCGGCAGGAGGCCCGGGCGTTGCTGCAAATCCAGAAACCGGACCTTGAAAAAATACAACTAACTGAATTTATAATTAAAAACAATGGGACTGGCGAACAGCTGGCCGGGGAGGTCGATCGGTTTTTAAAAATGTTTTACCAAAAATACCAAAAAAACGATGAAAGCGCTTGA
- a CDS encoding HD domain-containing protein — MIKLISDIFPAGADGYIVGGSIRDILLGRSPTDYDVAVPGNPEKFAAIVAANTGGHLVEIGKAGLQILRVVSSRHVVDVAPMSGPTIESDLNQRDFTIDALAYHLSSGRLIDPLNGRADLSLKQVRMVSRGIFSKDPIRLLRAFRIAALLEFSIEAHTVAAVRKDATRIQQSAGERIRAELFTLFEVPQSYPYLIQMADCGLLFAIFPEMTALKGCRQNGHHVHDVFDHTLRSYHHLERLIREFRMPRPASEMNTDDFMAVGNAGMLKCAVLLHDIGKPPTRTVAADGSVHFYGHAEKSADMADSIGSRLKFSRRQKQFLDSIISNHLRPLALFTARRNNSLTPRGLARFYLKCGDNTPFLLLHSLADIQAKKNDPANADFKLFVTDLLQGYFVDFKPIQANPPLITGADLIKEFNLTPSPRFKQILAAVEEARLSQQLTTRKDALALVENLLSGNHV; from the coding sequence ATGATCAAACTTATTTCCGACATATTCCCTGCCGGCGCTGACGGCTACATCGTTGGCGGCTCCATTCGGGATATCCTGCTAGGTCGATCGCCCACGGATTACGACGTCGCGGTCCCGGGAAATCCGGAAAAATTTGCCGCCATAGTTGCCGCGAATACCGGCGGACATCTCGTCGAAATCGGAAAAGCGGGCCTCCAGATCCTCCGGGTGGTTTCGAGTCGGCACGTTGTTGACGTCGCTCCCATGAGCGGGCCGACCATTGAGAGCGACCTCAATCAAAGGGATTTTACCATCGACGCGCTGGCGTACCATTTATCTTCCGGTAGACTCATCGACCCCCTCAACGGCAGGGCCGATCTATCCCTTAAACAGGTTCGCATGGTCTCAAGGGGCATCTTCAGCAAAGACCCCATCCGACTGCTGCGGGCCTTTCGGATTGCAGCCCTGCTGGAATTTAGCATTGAAGCGCACACAGTTGCGGCCGTCCGGAAAGATGCCACACGCATTCAGCAATCGGCAGGCGAGCGAATCCGGGCTGAACTTTTCACGCTCTTTGAGGTTCCGCAGTCCTATCCGTATCTTATCCAGATGGCGGACTGCGGACTCCTGTTCGCTATTTTCCCTGAAATGACCGCACTAAAGGGGTGCCGGCAAAACGGGCATCACGTTCATGATGTTTTTGACCATACCCTCCGATCTTATCATCACCTGGAGAGACTGATCCGTGAATTTAGAATGCCCCGGCCGGCATCGGAAATGAATACGGATGATTTCATGGCCGTCGGCAACGCCGGCATGCTCAAATGCGCCGTCCTGCTGCATGACATCGGCAAACCCCCGACACGGACCGTCGCTGCCGACGGCAGCGTTCACTTTTACGGTCATGCGGAAAAAAGCGCGGACATGGCGGACAGCATCGGTTCGCGCTTGAAATTTTCCCGGCGACAGAAACAGTTTCTCGATTCTATTATCAGCAACCACCTGCGACCCCTGGCGCTGTTTACGGCCCGCCGGAACAACAGTTTAACCCCCAGGGGCCTGGCGCGTTTCTACCTAAAGTGCGGCGATAACACCCCCTTTCTGCTGCTCCACTCCCTGGCGGACATTCAAGCGAAAAAGAACGATCCCGCCAACGCCGACTTTAAGCTGTTTGTAACGGATCTGCTCCAGGGTTATTTTGTCGACTTCAAACCCATACAGGCCAACCCGCCGCTGATCACCGGCGCCGACCTCATCAAAGAATTCAACCTGACCCCTTCCCCCCGGTTTAAACAAATCCTTGCCGCCGTCGAAGAGGCCCGGCTGTCGCAACAGCTCACCACCCGTAAAGATGCTTTAGCGCTGGTCGAAAACCTCTTATCCGGCAATCACGTTTAA
- a CDS encoding adenylate kinase, with product MNILFFGPNGSGKGTQGAILKDMYSTPHIESGAIFRENISKGTELGKKAKAFIDRGDLVPDDITIPMILDRLKQTDCKNGWLLDGFPRNKNQAVKLDESLKAAGMALDIVVEIILDREIAKKRIMGRRLCVKDNNHPNNIFIDAIKPNGNSCRVCGGDLKTRSDDQDEDAINKRHDIYYDARVGTIASAYYFRDLAAAGGFIKYITLNGGPGVKEVTAELLAKVK from the coding sequence ATGAACATTTTATTTTTCGGGCCCAACGGCAGTGGCAAAGGAACCCAGGGGGCGATCCTAAAGGACATGTACAGTACCCCCCACATCGAATCCGGAGCGATTTTCCGGGAAAACATATCCAAAGGAACCGAGCTGGGGAAAAAAGCCAAGGCTTTTATCGACCGCGGCGACCTGGTGCCGGACGACATTACCATCCCGATGATATTGGACCGTCTGAAACAGACCGACTGTAAAAACGGCTGGCTGCTGGATGGATTCCCCCGCAATAAAAACCAGGCCGTCAAACTGGATGAATCCCTGAAAGCGGCCGGTATGGCGCTGGATATTGTCGTGGAGATCATCCTGGACCGCGAAATAGCAAAGAAACGGATCATGGGCCGACGGCTGTGCGTCAAAGACAACAATCACCCCAACAACATCTTTATCGACGCCATCAAACCCAACGGAAACAGCTGCCGCGTCTGCGGCGGAGACCTCAAAACCCGATCGGACGATCAGGATGAGGACGCCATCAACAAGCGCCATGATATTTACTATGACGCCCGGGTCGGCACCATTGCCTCGGCATACTATTTCAGGGATCTTGCCGCTGCCGGCGGATTTATCAAGTACATAACCCTGAACGGTGGGCCCGGTGTCAAAGAGGTAACGGCCGAGCTTCTGGCAAAGGTGAAATAA
- the rpsU gene encoding 30S ribosomal protein S21, whose protein sequence is MKAIEVKVFDNDLEKAMRILKKKIQNDGLFKRLKIKKSYEKPSEFKRRKEREALRRKRIAASRSRYR, encoded by the coding sequence TTGAAGGCTATCGAGGTTAAGGTTTTTGATAACGACCTTGAGAAGGCCATGCGCATTCTGAAAAAAAAGATTCAAAATGACGGCCTTTTTAAAAGGTTGAAGATCAAAAAAAGCTATGAAAAACCAAGCGAGTTCAAACGCCGCAAGGAACGTGAAGCATTGAGGCGTAAGCGGATTGCAGCTTCCCGCAGCAGATACAGATAG
- a CDS encoding bifunctional folylpolyglutamate synthase/dihydrofolate synthase — translation MAKPNDNYNRSLERMFNLRRFGIKLGLDTIQSLLAGLQNPQDNFNSIHIAGTNGKGSIASTLSAILQAAGYTVGLYTSPHLVRFNERICINQEPISDADVLTAYRAADLDQHARREPTFFEYTTAMALYEFSRKKVDWAVIETGMGGRLDATNIIKPAISIISNVSIEHRQYLGNTIAQIAREKGGIIKAQTPVITGVKQPSAIKVITKIAADRSAPLYLHGKAFRTVRNRNGTFNYHGIETARKNLKTVLAGRFQVDNAALVLAACEILNSRNIATIPFESIQTGFARTKWPGRLEIVTTAPLVILDGAHNRAAAQNLGAYLHENLKGRRLTLVVGILDDKPYKTMLKSLLPHCSRAIITRPRIDRGLAPEKLYDFAKEILSDVVILPDVDTAVTAAIESASPRDAVCIAGSLYVVGEAKETLANKKHLTVNKN, via the coding sequence ATGGCAAAACCCAATGACAACTACAACCGGTCTCTGGAGCGGATGTTCAATCTCCGGCGTTTCGGGATCAAGCTGGGCCTTGACACGATTCAATCCCTGCTGGCCGGTCTGCAGAACCCCCAGGACAATTTCAACAGCATCCACATTGCCGGCACCAACGGCAAAGGGTCGATTGCATCGACTCTGTCCGCCATCCTGCAGGCCGCCGGATACACCGTCGGGCTTTATACCTCCCCCCATCTGGTCCGTTTTAACGAGAGAATCTGCATCAATCAGGAACCCATCTCCGATGCGGATGTTTTAACGGCGTATAGAGCGGCCGATTTAGATCAGCACGCCCGGCGCGAACCCACTTTTTTCGAATACACCACCGCCATGGCGCTGTATGAATTCAGCCGCAAAAAAGTCGACTGGGCCGTTATTGAGACCGGTATGGGTGGACGCCTGGATGCCACCAACATCATCAAACCCGCGATTTCGATCATATCGAACGTGTCCATTGAACACCGGCAGTATCTCGGCAACACCATCGCCCAAATCGCCCGGGAAAAAGGGGGCATCATCAAAGCGCAAACCCCTGTGATTACCGGTGTGAAACAGCCAAGCGCCATAAAGGTAATTACCAAAATCGCCGCCGACCGATCTGCGCCGCTCTATCTTCACGGAAAAGCGTTCCGGACTGTCCGCAACCGCAACGGAACATTTAATTATCATGGCATCGAAACCGCCCGAAAAAATTTAAAGACCGTTTTAGCCGGCCGTTTTCAGGTGGATAACGCCGCCCTGGTCCTGGCGGCCTGCGAAATACTGAACAGCCGCAACATCGCAACCATTCCCTTTGAAAGTATCCAAACCGGTTTTGCCCGGACAAAATGGCCGGGCCGACTGGAAATCGTCACCACCGCCCCCCTGGTGATCCTGGACGGCGCCCACAACCGGGCGGCCGCCCAAAACCTCGGCGCCTATTTACACGAAAATTTAAAAGGCCGCCGACTGACGCTGGTGGTCGGCATCCTGGACGACAAGCCTTACAAGACCATGTTAAAGTCCCTGCTGCCGCACTGCAGCCGGGCCATCATCACCCGCCCCCGGATAGACCGGGGGCTTGCGCCTGAAAAGCTCTACGACTTCGCCAAAGAGATCCTGTCGGACGTTGTCATTCTGCCGGATGTGGACACCGCCGTCACCGCTGCCATCGAAAGCGCATCACCCCGGGATGCCGTCTGCATCGCCGGATCGCTCTACGTGGTCGGCGAGGCCAAGGAAACCTTGGCTAATAAAAAACACCTGACGGTCAATAAAAATTAA